One Niabella beijingensis DNA window includes the following coding sequences:
- a CDS encoding M42 family metallopeptidase, with the protein MAKANTTKKEKKGKAVKPVLTTEALGFLKNYINNASPVGFESWGQKLWLDYLRPYIDTEFVDPYGTAVGIVNPDQPFKVVIEAHADEIGWFVNYITDKGLIYVKRNGGADHQIAPAQRVFIHGKKGPVKAVFGWPAIHTRIGKENETQPKTENIWLDCGARSKKEIEALGIHVGAVVTYQDGFDELAGDHFVGRAFDNRIGGFMIAEVARLLKENKKKLPYSLYVVNAVQEEIGLRGAEMIARRIKPDIAIVTDVTHDTNTPMINKNIEGDVLCGNGPSLAYAPAVHNKLLGFVENIAEKHKIPVQWRALSRSTGTDTDSFAYANDGCPSVLISMPLRYMHTTVEMIHKRDIENTIRLMYETLLALTPQTKLNYL; encoded by the coding sequence ATGGCAAAAGCAAATACGACGAAAAAAGAAAAAAAAGGGAAAGCAGTAAAACCGGTCTTAACAACAGAGGCACTTGGGTTTCTGAAGAATTACATCAACAATGCATCTCCTGTGGGATTTGAATCCTGGGGACAAAAATTATGGCTGGATTACCTGCGCCCTTATATTGATACCGAATTTGTAGACCCCTACGGCACTGCTGTGGGGATTGTTAACCCGGATCAGCCCTTTAAAGTAGTGATCGAAGCACATGCGGATGAGATCGGCTGGTTTGTAAATTATATCACCGATAAGGGACTGATCTATGTAAAACGCAACGGCGGGGCCGACCACCAGATCGCTCCGGCGCAGCGTGTTTTTATACATGGTAAAAAAGGACCGGTAAAAGCCGTATTCGGCTGGCCGGCCATCCATACACGTATCGGAAAAGAAAATGAAACACAGCCTAAAACAGAAAACATCTGGCTGGATTGCGGCGCCCGCAGCAAGAAAGAGATCGAAGCACTCGGCATTCATGTAGGCGCTGTGGTTACCTACCAGGATGGTTTTGATGAACTGGCAGGGGACCATTTTGTGGGCCGGGCATTTGATAACCGTATTGGCGGCTTTATGATCGCAGAAGTGGCTCGCCTGCTGAAAGAAAACAAGAAAAAACTGCCTTACAGTCTTTACGTTGTCAATGCCGTCCAGGAAGAGATCGGGTTGCGCGGTGCCGAGATGATCGCACGCCGGATCAAACCCGATATTGCTATTGTAACCGATGTGACACATGACACCAACACGCCGATGATCAATAAAAATATTGAAGGCGATGTGCTCTGCGGCAACGGGCCTTCACTGGCTTATGCCCCCGCTGTACACAACAAACTGTTGGGTTTTGTGGAGAACATTGCAGAAAAGCACAAGATCCCTGTACAATGGCGGGCATTGAGCCGCAGTACGGGAACCGACACGGACTCTTTTGCCTATGCCAATGACGGCTGTCCTTCTGTGCTGATATCAATGCCGTTGCGGTATATGCATACAACGGTGGAGATGATCCATAAAAGAGACATCGAAAATACCATCCGGCTGATGTATGAGACCCTGCTGGCGCTTACGCCACAGACAAAGCTGAATTACCTGTAA
- a CDS encoding 7-carboxy-7-deazaguanine synthase QueE gives MEHFYTIQGEGFYQGKAAYFIRLGGCDVGCTWCDVKESWSFDAHPHLTIEDIAAAVKNTPAPIAVVTGGEPLLHNLDRLTAVLHENGIATNIETSGSSPLSGNWDWICLSPKKFKQPLPELLPKANELKVIVYNKTDFAWGEQFAAQVAPGCRLYLQPEWSKAAQMTPLIVDYIKEHPEWELSLQLHKYINVP, from the coding sequence ATGGAGCATTTTTATACCATCCAGGGAGAAGGGTTCTACCAGGGAAAAGCAGCTTATTTTATCCGTTTGGGCGGCTGCGATGTGGGCTGTACCTGGTGCGACGTAAAGGAAAGCTGGTCATTCGATGCACACCCCCATCTGACAATAGAAGACATCGCCGCTGCAGTGAAAAACACCCCTGCTCCCATTGCGGTGGTCACCGGGGGAGAGCCACTGCTCCATAACCTGGACCGGTTAACCGCCGTGCTTCATGAAAACGGCATCGCTACCAATATTGAAACCTCCGGATCTTCCCCCCTTTCCGGCAACTGGGACTGGATCTGCCTTTCGCCAAAAAAATTCAAACAACCCCTGCCGGAGCTCCTTCCAAAGGCAAATGAGCTGAAGGTCATCGTCTATAACAAAACGGACTTTGCCTGGGGCGAGCAATTTGCTGCACAGGTTGCACCCGGATGCCGGCTTTATTTACAACCGGAATGGAGCAAGGCAGCACAGATGACACCGCTTATTGTCGATTACATCAAAGAACATCCGGAATGGGAGCTGAGTCTGCAGCTCCATAAATACATTAATGTTCCTTAG